The following coding sequences lie in one Capsicum annuum cultivar UCD-10X-F1 chromosome 5, UCD10Xv1.1, whole genome shotgun sequence genomic window:
- the LOC124898490 gene encoding uncharacterized protein LOC124898490, with translation MDISRLIVYMQQVENEKREQAKFRNRQVRGTGFMTKEVHCRKLVRMEANGRKTCKGVLVPSLLLVRLTRSSRVIDVSKVVISSWHRVPNLKDRCFKYGQLGHLLRNCLANKVAMGENKVLVALSAALAPSGVASASITTPCSNVGLKRLYALAYRQESEASHNIITGTLQLFSRDMFFLLDPGSTLSYIVGPARLSLGSLVNQLQSGGVVL, from the exons atggatatttctaggttaatTGTCTATATGCAGCAAGTGGAAAATGAGAAGAGGGAACAGGCGAAGTTCAGAAATAGGCAGGTAAGAGGAACAGGTTTTATGACCAAGGAGGTGCACTGTCGTAAGCTGGTCAGGATGGAGGCAAATGGTAGAAAAACATGTaagggagttttggttccttctctacttctAGTGCGCCTTACCCGAAGTAGTCGGGTGATAGACGTCAGCAAGGTGGTGATAAGTTCttggcatagggtgcccaatctcaa GGACAGGTGTTTCAAGTATGGCCAACTAGGCCATCTACTCAGGAATTGCCTGgctaataaggttgctatgggagaaaataaggttttggttgctTTATCTGCTGCTCTTGCACCTAGTGGTGTTGCGTCTGCATCTATTACTACTCCTTGTTCTAATGTTGGCCTGAAAAGGTTGTATGCTCTTGCGTATCGACAGGAATCTGAAGCATCTCATaatatcattactggtacattacaactttttTCTCGTGACATGTTTTTtctgcttgatccagggtctactctttcctat attgttggacctgcaaggttgtctttaggttccctggtcaACCAGTTACAGAGTGGGGGAGTGGTCCTCTAG